A single region of the Podospora pseudopauciseta strain CBS 411.78 chromosome 1, whole genome shotgun sequence genome encodes:
- a CDS encoding hypothetical protein (COG:S; EggNog:ENOG503NYJZ) produces MRHPTRDGLAWDDNGLGPVARWTRQPDIEAVERVCRRALNINHTADCNVHLHANGEFSKLYAVDSIRGKHIIRISLPVDPGNKTLGEVFTLRLVHRMTDIPVPKVIAWDETVNNELGFEWLLMEMMPGKLAYYRWRKMTDTQKEILTKRVAEFHTQLLRCGNLGQGFRSIGTLGTGPNADYNTAVTPSPGPIVDSVFFSGPRSSYPVARGPFESSHDWLRAYLDLIITEHTNALAKAKTDDDKEHAEMVLRLARKLLRMVHKIFPSLVFPPEHTVLWHDDLSLKNLLVDDNGRITGAIGWECVSTMPRWMACQMPAFLRGASRKQKPSRDSYTNLAPRPSASSTSDEDHLDNEGKTELYWIHLMEYDQTRLREVYQSRMTQLLGPEWEKDVDEARLKVDFLGAVSRCGTQFYPVRVEQWVDAIDRKEFISLMQVLRTGIKKEKRPATPSGNAAPSKVHYERPASSTPSRVQQEIQRHERMHLAGSGNPTASVIFRTGSPTKTAAMTGSWTPSRPSSVNSHRPTTSWRGSVSGVSGAHLETPQSPVSVHVRRRSSDGISLTSLELPNPKSPVNVHIRRNSGSTCVSTTSSIVSGTTNSSSKLG; encoded by the exons ATGCGGCACCCGACCCGGGATGGTCTTGCCTGGGACGACAATGGTCTCGGCCCGGTCGCGAGGTGGACCAGACAACCCGACATCGAAGCCGTCGAGCGTGTATGTCGCCGCgccctcaacatcaaccacactGCCGACTGCAACGTCCACCTGCATGCCAATGGCGAGTTCAGCAAACTTTATGCCGTCGACAGCATCCGCGGCAAGCACATCATccgcatctccctccccgttGACCCCGGGAACAAGACCCTCGGCGAAGTCTTCACTCTGCGACTGGTGCATCGCATGACCGACATTCCCGTGCCCAAAGTCATTGCATGGGATGAGACTGTCAACAATGAGCTTGGGTTCGAATGGCTCCTGATGGAGATGATGCCCGGCAAGCTAGCTTACTATCGCTGGCGCAAGATGACTGACACCCAGAAAGAGATACTTACCAAGCGCGTGGCAGAGTTCCATACCCAGCTGCTCCGCTGCGGCAATCTGGGTCAGGGTTTCAGATCGATTGGAACGCTGGGAACGGGCCCGAATGCCGACTACAACACCGCAGTCACACCCTCGCCTGGCCCCATTGTTGACagcgtcttcttctctggGCCACGCTCCAGTTATCCTGTGGCCCGTGGCCCCTTTGAATCCAGTCATGACTGGCTTCGAGCCTATCTTGACCTCATCATCACGGAGCACACAAATGCTCTTGCCAAAGCCAAGACTGATGACGACAAGGAACATGCCGAAATGGTGCTCCGGCTGGCTCGCAAACTGCTAAGAATGGTTCATAAGATATTCCCTTCCTTGGTTTTCCCGCCAGAGCATACCGTGCTTTGGCACGACGATCTCTCATTGAAGAACCTTCTTGTAGACGACAATGGCCGCATAACAGGTGCGATTGGATG GGAATGTGTATCGACCATGCCACGCTGGATGGCTTGTCAGATGCCTGCATTCCTTCGAGGCGCAAGCCGGAAGCAGAAGCCCAGCAGGGACAGTTATACAAATCTGGCTCCGCGCCCGTCAGCTTCTTCCACTTCTGACGAAGACCACTTGGACAATGAAGGAAAGACGGAGCTTTATTGGATCCACCTGATGGAGTATGACCAGACCCGGCTGCGCGAGGTTTATCAATCTCGAATGACACAGCTCTTGGGCCCTGAGTGGGAGAAGGATGTCGACGAAGCCCGGCTCAAGGTTGACTTTCTTGGAGCAGTGTCTCGATGCGGCACCCAGTTTTATCCTGTCAGAGTAGAACAGTGGGTTGACGCCATAGATCGCAAGGAGTTCATCTCGTTGATGCAAGTCTTGCGTACGGGcatcaaaaaagaaaagcgaCCCGCGACGCCTAGCGGCAATGCCGCCCCAAGCAAAGTGCACTACGAGaggccagccagcagcacGCCCAGCAGAGTTCAACAAGAGATTCAAAGACACGAAAGGATGCATCTTGCTGGATCGGGAAACCCCACCGCTTCGGTTATTTTCCGGACCGGGAGCCCTACCAAAACGGCCGCGATGACAGGCAGCTGGACTCCATCTAGACCCAGTTCTGTCAACAGCCACCGTCCCACAACATCATGGAGAGGCTCGGTCTCGGGCGTCTCCGGAGCGCATCTGGAAACGCCTCAGAGTCCTGTTAGTGTACATGTCCGTCGAAGGTCGTCGGACGGAATATCATTGACCAGCTTGGAACTGCCCAATCCCAAGAGCCCAGTCAACGTGCATATTCGACGCAACTCGGGGTCAACTTGTGTGTCAACCACCTCGTCCATCGTTTCCGGAACGACCAATTCCTCATCGAAGCTGGGATAG
- a CDS encoding hypothetical protein (EggNog:ENOG503NXB7; COG:S) — protein sequence MGLGTERRLLDNNDGGLSDDPYLSDSDDPEASAILFDADHDHDDTVAPLMLRRLVPRGGQGGGGPSRDVGGDNSGGHGQSASFLPRPDPAMPVYITIHRIRRLVIAAVNDNYTLEELRAPRLDKLVVRPLVDRLYNPNDPAIVYSLLANRVQFLRPRAHELLQQTVNESRATLCELLAIRILRRFHEDHTGRSGLLLLAHILVSGFDPCDAAPEAIRARRPQWAVQERGGHERKLTGLELAIISESKLFIGSPACQRVVDAVYRGIVVYTPLSFVDILPDHYKHHPVSLYEPRRAAILNHHRLIVPRIRNGIELLHFIVLLVLYMLTVTHYGFGKHLAGLHVNTYETLFNVFAAGWVLEQFAAIVEHGWEVHAQNLWSFLDITFVFIYGAYGLVRTVELLISSDAFYAMPVLCTAAPVLLTRIAFTLMPDNIVFIALHAMMRDFTRLTFIAIWCFAGFVMGLLLLARTTGDEKLEGSVTWATITKWLLWIWFGLDGTGIERASDFHIILGPTLIITFAFLGNTLFLTILVAILTNTFSKIISNEAAEIQFRRAVLTFQGVKSDAIFSYPPPFNLLALLIMLPLKWFVGPVVFHHVNVAVIRAVNAPLLLLIGLWERRRIWGGRRGRNSRWRKWKYFAGLNPHGDIQNIFSAEPPPEVMDALEKMDVLSDIVVIDRELASARSPRPSSASGSGSGTPLSSISVRRRKMSDSSSLRRFEGADR from the exons ATGGGTCTGGGAACCGAGCGCAGACTGCTCGACAACAACGACGGTGGCTTGAGTGACGACCCTTACTTGAGCGACAGCGACGATCCCGAAGCATCCGCTATCCTCTTTGACGCCGACCACGACCACGACGACACCGTGGCGCCGCTTATGCTAAGGCGCCTTGTCCCGCGcggaggacaaggaggaggcggcccAAGTCGAGATGTTGGCGGCGACAACAGCGGAGGACATGGTCAGAGTGCCTCGTTCCTGCCCAGGCCTGACCCTGCCATGCCCGTATATATCACGATTCACCGAATTCGCCGGCTCGTCATTGCCGCCGTCAATGACAACTACACGCTCGAGGAGCTGAGGGCTCCACGGCTGGACAAACTGGTTGTGAGGCCACTGGTGGACAGGCTGTACAATCCCAATGATCCCGCCATCGTGTACTCCCTCCTTGCGAACCGTGTCCAATTCCTGCGTCCCCGCGCCCAcgagcttcttcaacaaacCGTCAACGAATCCCGCGCCACCCTCTGCGAACTCTTAGCAATCCGCATCCTCCGCCGCTTCCACGAAGATCACACCGGTCGATCTGgcctgctgttgctggcccACATTCTCGTGTCCGGCTTTGACCCCTGCGACGCAGCCCCTGAAGCCATCCGCGCACGCCGTCCACAATGGGCTGTTCAGGAACGAGGCGGCCACGAACGAAAGTTGACAGGTCTCGAGCTGGCCATCATCTCCGAGTCCAAGCTGTTCATAGGCTCCCCTGCCTGTCAGCGCGTCGTCGATGCCGTCTACCGTGGCATAGTCGTGTACACCCCCCTCTCGTTTGTCGACATCTTGCCCGATCACTACAAGCACCATCCAGTCTCCTTGTACGAACCCCGTCGTGCGGCCATTCTCAACCACCATCGCCTGATCGTTCCCCGGATCCGAAACGGCATCGAGCTCCTGCACTTTATCGTCCTGCTTGTTCTTTACATGTTGACGGTGACACACTATGGGTTTGGGAAGCATCTGGCCGGCCTCCATGTCAACACGTACGAAACGCTCTTCAACGTGTTTGCCgcggggtgggtgttggagCAGTTTGCTGCCATTGTGGAACATGGATGGGAAGTGCACGCGCAGAACCTGTGGTCTTTCCTCGACATCACCTTTGTGTTCATCTATGGGGCGTACGGGCTGGTCAGGACGGTGGAGTTGTTGATTAGTAGCGATGCGTTCTACGCCATGCCTGTGCTTTGCACGGCTGCACCTGTGTTGCTGACGAGGATTGCGTTTACGCTGATGCCGGACAACATTGTGTTTATTGCATTGCATGCCATGATGAGAGACTTTACGCGGCTGACGTTTATCGCCATTTGGTGTTTTGCCGGTTTTGTGATGGGCCTTTTGCTGCTGGCAAGGACGACGGGTGATGAAAAGCTGGAGGGAAGTGTGACATGGGCCACCATCACAAAGTGGCTCTTGTG GATTTGGTTCGGTCTTGATGGTACCGGCATCGAGCGCGCCTCTGACTTCCACATCATTCTTGGTCCGACCCTCATCATTACCTTTGCCTTTCTGGGCAACactctcttcctcaccatTCTCGTCGCCATCCTGACCAACACCTTCTCCAAGATCATCTCCAACGAGGCGGCCGAGATCCAGTTCCGCCGGGCTGTTCTTACCTTTCAAGGCGTCAAGTCGGATGCCATCTTTTCATACCCCCCGCCGTTTAACCTCTTGGCTCTTCTCATTATGCTGCCGCTCAAGTGGTTTGTTGGACCCGTAGTTTTCCATCACGTCAACGTTGCCGTGATCAGAGCGGTCAATGCAcctttgctgttgctgattgGACTCTGGGAGCGGCGCAGGATATGGGGTGGCAGAAGGGGCCGCAACAGCAGGTGGCGGAAGTGGAAGTATTTTGCGGGTCTGAATCCGCATGGTGACATTCAGAATATCTTCAGCGCGGAGCCACCACCGGAGGTCATGGATGCGCTGGAAAAGATGGACGTATTGAGCGATATTGTGGTTATTGATAGGGAACTGGCCAGTGCGCGATCTCCCCGTCCATCGAGTGCTAGTGGAAGCGGCAGTGGGACGCCACTTTCTTCGATTAGTGTCAGGAGGAGAAAGATGAGCGATAGCAGCAGCCTAAGAAGGTTCGAGGGAGCCGACAGATGA
- a CDS encoding hypothetical protein (MEROPS:MER0034960; COG:V; EggNog:ENOG503NWKZ) translates to MTQGNGDPKMSSSIPNPPIGTRSRRPNGALEDFLDNNPDLELGGSKGFITERAHHQKIFGIHNLKKGVNAIGSVEFTAIRGPHGTIPIRILYPESAEDWRDRGEAGALIYCHGGGYTVGSVDEFENGLRLVAERSGCQVYCFDYRPAPEFRYPVQLDEYDAVIDWVQSEEGRNRGVRADRVAGGGDSSGGNLTAAVCLRRRDKGKKPLCAQILVYPTARLPFDTLAAKENSSGYYLHTNGIFSFAAHYMPRPPKANGPSPLDAYISPGYQPAKDLANQPKAAVITNGFDPLRDVGIEYASKLKEAGVDVKWVHHEDLIHGWLQMTPWCHAAGDATRELGKLVGAIVYGYEKE, encoded by the exons ATGACTCAAGGAAACGGAGATCCTAAAATGTCTTCATccattcccaaccccccGATCGGCACTCGGTCTCGTCGTCCCAACGGCGCGCTTGAGGACTTCCTGGACAACAATCCGGATCTCGAGCTGGGAGGCTCCAAAGGCTTCATCACCGAGCGtgctcaccaccaaaaaatcTTTGGTATTCACAATCTGAAGAAGGGCGTAAATGCCATCGGCAGTGTCGAGTTTACGGCGATCCGGGGCCCGCACGGCACGATTCCCATCCGGATTCTGTATCCCGAGTCAGCCGAAGATTGGAGAGACAGAGGCGAGGCAGGTGCACTAATCTATTGCCATGGGGGTGGATACACCGTAGGAAGCGTGGATGAGTTCGAAAATGGTTTGAGGCTCGTGGCAGAGAGGTCTGGCTGCCAGGTCTATTGTTTCGACTATCGCCCTGCCCCCGAGTTTCGATATCCTGTTCAACTGGATGAGTATGACGCTGTGATCGACTGGGTTCAGAGCGAGGAGGGCAGGAATCGAGGCGTGCGTGCCGATCGTgttgctggcggcggtgacTCGTCTGGAGGCAACCTGACTGCTGCAGTTTGTTTACGGCGCCGagacaagggcaagaagcCCCTCTGTGCCCAGATTCTGGTCTACCCGACGGCTCGCCTTCCATTTGACACCCTGGCAGCAAAGGAGAATAGCTCGGGCTATTACTTGCACACCAATGGTATCTTCAGCTTTGCGGCGCACTATATGCCAAGACCACCAAAGGCGAATG GTCCTTCACCACTGGATGCATACATATCTCCCGGCTACCAACCTGCAAAAGATTTGGCAAACCAGCCCAAGGCGGCTGTTATCACAAACGGATTTGATCCCTTGAGAGACGTGGGCATCGAATATGCCAGCAAACTGAAGGAAGCAGGTGTCGATGTCAAGTGGGTTCATCATGAAGACCTAATTCACGGGTGGCTTCAAATGACGCCGTGGTGTCACGCTGCTGGTGATGCAACTCGAGAACTGGGGAAGCTTGTGGGAGCGATCGTTTACGGCTATGAAAAGGAATGA
- a CDS encoding hypothetical protein (COG:S; EggNog:ENOG503NV29) yields MFTMGQFYETIPESLVRWILAQKVFWVATAPLSPEGHVNVSPKGGPYFGILDTKTFWYLDLSGSGNETISHLYEKNNGRITVMFNAFEGPPRIVRLFGHGTVLENGTDSFNTFVKKHEVRLLPGARSIILVHVHQVGSSCGFSVPYFEFKDWRTTLNEFFARKADRFDKGDSKESIEKYWALKNSESVDGLPGLDIARKTAKEDGIVPLIKMIGAGATHGGQRTRKQLSFGVLHLALVAVIASFATVFLQPVFGELLKSLESTFQH; encoded by the exons ATGTTCACAATGGGACAGTTTTACGAAACAATTCCCGAGTCGCTTGTCAGATGGATACTGGCCCAAAAAGTGTTTTGGGTGGCCACCGCCCCTCTGTCGCCGGAAGGACATGTCAACGTATCTCCTAAAGGCGGCCCCTATTTCGGCATCCTCGACACCAAGACTTTCTGGTACCTCGATCTCAGTGGTTCCGGCAATGAGACCATATCTCATCTGTACGAAAAGAATAACGGACGGATAACCGTCATGTTCAACGCATTTGAAGGGCCACCACGCATCGTCCGCCTGTTCGGCCACGGCACAGTGCTCGAAAATGGAACAGACTCCTTCAATACTTTTGTCAAAAAGCACGAGGTCAGGCTCCTTCCCGGAGCAAGAAGCATAATTCTTGTCCATGTGCACCAGGTTGGGAGCAGTTGTGGCTTCTCTGTCCCTTATTTCGAATTCAAAGATTGGCGAACAACCTTGAACGAATTCTTTGCGAGGAAGGCCGACAGGTTTGACAAGGGAGATTCCAAGGAGAGCATAGAGAA GTACTGGGCGCTCAAGAATTCGGAAAGTGTAGATGGTTTGCCAGGTTTAGACATTGCCAGAAAGACAGCCAAGGAAGACGGGATCGTACCTCTCATCAAAATGATAGGCGCTGGCGCCACACATGGAGGGCAGAGGACACGGAAGCAGCTGTCGTTTGGAGTACTGCATCTTGCCCTTGTGGCAGTCATTGCCTCCTTCGCCACCGTATTTTTGCAGCCCGTGTTTGGCGAGCTTTTGAAGAGTCTGGAGAGCACGTTTCAGCATTAA
- a CDS encoding hypothetical protein (COG:O; EggNog:ENOG503NYC7) yields MEHGIFPDRFGKFSPSFFSQAQRRREQPQHQSTGASGHPDDSTDRTTAKFFQHTSAPRISSDAVIAASLKRQYPSLQLTTVPVDNVDILAYASSVPDDLASFHQVEPEPSVFPADLKWNYYLPPARRLDGSKGGIATDLHFGKFLYRYKGAEFIVYLAECRDGSSYYPPIVNYYILSSPPEVHLVESLLMTVGHSAFELKDEIWVFDGGWWQKSRELFDSVQKSSWDNVILDEEMKKALIDDHTSFFASRGQYERLKVPWKRGLIYWGPPGNGKTISIKAMMKTLSQREEKVPSLYVRNFVSYGGPEYAISMIFAKARQYAPCYLIFEDLDSLVTDGVRSYFLNEIDGLKSNDGIFIVGSTNHLERLDPGLSKRPSRFDRKYFFPDPNLEQRVAYCKFWQGKLKSNKDLEFPDSLCKAIAEITDGFSFAYIQEAFVAALLVIARDSETLDLGSALEVGSEDDWVSVDVPDSNGGGDDTDLEKLILWVEIKKQIEILRQGMGEERQRRVRFQ; encoded by the exons ATGGAACACGGCATTTTCCCCGACCGGTTTGGGAAGTTCTCcccgagcttcttctcccagGCCCAACGCCGCCGTGAACAGCCACAGCACCAATCTACTGGCGCCAGCGGACACCCAGACGATTCGACAGATCGGACCACCGCCAAATTCTTCCAGCACACATCGGCTCCCCGTATCTCTTCCGACGCTGTCATTGCTGCGTCTCTCAAGCGCCAGTACCCTTCACTTCAATTGACTACCGTGCCCGTGGACAATGTCGACATTCTGGCTTATGCCTCCAGCGTCCCTGACGATCTCGCAAGTTTCCATCAGGTGGAACCGGAGCCCTCTGTATTTCCGGCCGACCTGAAATGGAACTATTACCTCCCGCCCGCCAGGCGACTGGACGGTTCCAAAGGGGGCATTGCCACGGATTTGCACTTTGGCAAGTTCCTGTATCGTTACAAGGGTGCAGAGTTCATTGTATATCTGGCTGAATGTCGAGACGGATCGAGTTATTATCCCCCTATCGTCAATTACTACATTCTGTCTTCTCCTCCCGAGGTCCACTTGGTTGAGAGTTTGTTGATGACTGTGGGGCATTCGGCGTTTGAGCTTAAAGACGAGATCTGGGTCTTtgatggagggtggtggcaaAAGTCGAGGGAGCTGTTTGACAGCGTCCAAAAGTCGAGCTGGGACAATGTCATATTGGATGAAGAGATGAAGAAAGCGCTGATTGACGACCACACGAGCTTCTTTGCCTCCAGGGGCCAGTATGAAAGGCTCAAGGTGCCTTGGAAAAGAGGACTTATCTACTGGGGTCCTCCCGGGAACGGAAAGACGATCAGCATCAAGGCCATGATGAAGACGCTTAgtcagagggaggagaaggtgccGTCGTTGTACGTGAGAAACTTTGTTTCG TATGGCGGCCCTGAATACGCCATCTCCATGATCTTTGCCAAAGCAAGGCAGTATGCGCCTTGCTACCTGATCTTTGAGGATCTCGACTCGCTGGTGACAGATGGCGTGCGAAGCTACTTTTTGAACGAGATTGATGGTCTCAAGAGCAATGATGGCATCTTTATCGTGGGCAGCACGAACCATCTGGAAAGACTGGACCCCGGCCTTTCG AAACGTCCCTCTAGATTCGACAGAAAGTACTTCTTTCCGGACCCCAATCTGGAGCAGCGCGTCGCATACTGCAAGTTTTGGCAAGGCAAGCTGAAGAGCAACAAGGACCTCGAGTTTCCCGACAGCCTGTGCAAAGCTATTGCCGAGATCACGGACGGCTTCAGCTTCGCCTACATCCAAGAGGCGTTTGTGGCGGCGCTGCTTGTCATTGCGAGAGATTCGGAGACGTTAGATCTTGGCTCCGCCCTGGAGGTGGGATCAGAGGACGACTGGGTCAGCGTTGATGTCCCTGACAGCAATGGCGGTGGCGACGACACTGACTTGGAGAAGTTGATCTTGTGGgtggagatcaagaagcagaTCGAGATTCTGAGGCAAggaatgggggaggagaggcagcGGAGGGTTCGGTTTCAGTAG
- a CDS encoding hypothetical protein (EggNog:ENOG503P3H8; COG:Q) codes for MPVYVVTGTNRGIGLEFIRQLSQDHANIVVACVRSPTSDVGNLQSVIEESKNHNAIILDCDISSAESINRFAETLGKQRILADQKVDFLIHNAALNLKPEMNSLNLEPDLVHQMVIANVLGPALLTSALLTATLLSPKVRIFHISSGLGSMAVSLDHKPRQSAGYSISKAALNMLAVHQAEDIKSHLPGAVVALVDPGWVKTDMGGKNAIYEPSESVGNMLKILHDLEESNNGEYFHHSGRNVPW; via the coding sequence ATGCCAGTCTACGTCGTCACCGGAACAAACCGCGGTATTGGTTTGGAATTCATCCGCCAACTGTCACAAGACCACGCCAACATCGTCGTCGCTTGTGTCCGCTCCCCCACCTCCGATGTCGGCAATTTGCAGTCCGTGATCGAGGAATCCAAGAATCACAATGCCATCATACTGGACTGCGATATTTCCTCAGCAGAGTCGATCAACCGGTTTGCAGAAACGTTGGGAAAGCAAAGGATTTTGGCGGACCAAAAAGTAGACTTCTTGATTCACAATGCCGCTCTGAACCTCAAACCAGAGATGAACTCGTTGAACCTTGAGCCTGATCTTGTCCATCAAATGGTCATCGCCAACGTTCTCGGTCCGGCTCTCCTTACTTCGGCATTGCTCACGGCCACACTGCTATCGCCAAAAGTGAGAATCTTCCACATCTCTTCGGGTTTGGGAAGCATGGCTGTCAGTCTTGACCACAAGCCACGACAGAGTGCAGGCTACTCCATCAGCAAGGCTGCTCTCAACATGCTTGCCGTCCACCAAGCAGAGGACATCAAATCGCACCTCCCAGGGGCAGTTGTGGCACTGGTGGATCCGGGCTGGGTGAAGACGGACATGGGCGGGAAAAATGCCATATACGAGCCCAGTGAGAGCGTTGGCAATATGCTCAAGATTCTGCACGACCTAGAGGAGTCAAACAATGGGGAGTATTTTCATCACTCTGGCAGAAATGTGCCCTGGTGA
- a CDS encoding hypothetical protein (COG:O; EggNog:ENOG503P0D3; CAZy:GH128) encodes MGRFSSIAISALLLSPVLGQTESPAAVPVKKNPKRGLVSTPNEFFPRDDFIWSDPSSPLSWYWNFAPDVTEAYANFSQSEFEFVPSMWGAYTPNGTDTYFLGNLTEKFSKRKPSHVLTFNLPDQSFEYGGSEMTPEIAARTWVNNILPLREEHGIKVGFPTVSDPRGGWVDPFLKNCSKMNDGHGCEFDFVPLHSFGGFGTLKDNIGKWQSKFPEKPLWVTEYGFHDQNEAETQKFFNESLKYLEEHQAVARYSWFGAFRKTKSNVGEEMAMLDQRGNLTDIGNWYLDRAAALRTPEGVLAAACTLENPCGGSGAAGRASYGGVAGIVIGLFQLGITFWM; translated from the exons ATGGGGCGGTTTTCCTCTATCGCCATTTCGGCACTGTTGCTGTCACCTGTCTTGGGCCAGACAGAATCACCTGCGGCAGTTCCAGTCAAGAAGAACCCCAAACGCGGTCTTGTCTCCACGCCCAACGAATTCTTCCCCAGAGATGACTTCATCTGGTCCGATCCTTCATCGCCGCTGTCATGGTACTGGAACTTTGCACCCGATGTCACAGAGGCCTATGCCAACTTCTCTCAATCCGAGTTTGAGTTTGTCCCAAGCATGTGGGGCGCCTACACCCCCAACGGCACAGACACATACTTCTTGGGCAACTTGACCGAGAAGTTCTCCAAGCGAAAGCCCTCTCACGTTCTCACCTTCAACCTGCCTGACCAGTCTTTCGAATATGGAGGCAGTGAGATGACCCCCGAGATTGCCGCGAGGACCTGGGTCAACAACATTCTACCGCTCAGGGAAGAACATGGGATCAAAGTCGGTTTCCCGACCGTCTCAGACccgagaggagggtgggtaGATCCTTTCTTGAAGAACTGCTCCAAGATGAATGATGGACACGGGTGCGAGTTTGACTTTGTGCCACTTCATTCATTCGGCGGTTTCGGGACCTTGAAGGACAACATTGGAAAGTGGCAGTCAAA ATTTCCCGAAAAACCTCTTTGGGTTACTGAGTATGGCTTCCATGACCAGAACGAGGCCGAAACCCAAAAGTTCTTCAACGAAAGTTTAAAGTACTTGGAAGAGCACCAGGCAGTGGCACGGTACTCGTGGTTTGGTGCTTTTAGAAAAACAAAGTCGAATGTGGGGGAGGAAATGGCCATGCTGGACCAGCGAGGCAATCTGACAGACATTGGCAACTGGTATCTGGACCGCGCCGCTGCACTCAGGACCCCAGAGGGTGTTTTGGCGGCTGCTTGCACCTTGGAGAACCCATGTGGTGGAAGCGGAGCGGCTGGAAGGGCGAGCTATGGGGGTGTGGCTGGAATAGTAATTGGGCTTTTCCAGCTGGGTATCACTTTCTGGATGTAA